CAAAGTCCGGCCGCCAGTTCTTTGTTTCCCTTGCTAAAAAAATGCAATGCTTGTTCCAGGATGCGGGCCAGCGCAAGCTGGGCAGCGGACGAAGTCTCCGAGGTTGTGGAACACGGGCCGCGCTGACCGTATGGAATATTGGAATTCATTTCAGTTCTCACTGCCGAAGAGGGCCTTTATAAACTTGCGCTCGAACTTTCCGCGTCGGCCAGCACGACCCGATTCCGACCTAGATTCTTGGCCTGATAAAGAGCCTGGTCCGCGGCCGTGATCGCCCCTTCCAAGTTTCCTTTATACTGGGCCACTCCGAAACTCGCCGTAACCCGGATCTCCTTGCCCGCGAAATAGTATGTCGTGTCCGCGATGCGCGCGCGGACCTTATCGGCGACTTCCAGTCCCCCTGCCGAGTCGGTATCCGGCAGCAGGATCATGAATTCCTCACCGCCCCATCGGGCCAACGTGTCCTGTCCACGGATGATGCCTTTCATGCGCACTCCCGTTTCCACCAGGATGCTGTCCCCTGCTTCGTGTCCAT
This portion of the Deltaproteobacteria bacterium genome encodes:
- a CDS encoding sensor domain-containing diguanylate cyclase; the encoded protein is AAVDSLRRAKDELEIRVRQRTSDLSEVNNKLSREVAERLVAQKALQEAATIDPLTRLFNRRVVQERLDLEVARNSRQNTPFTLVIVDIDHFKMINDTHGHEAGDSILVETGVRMKGIIRGQDTLARWGGEEFMILLPDTDSAGGLEVADKVRARIADTTYYFAGKEIRVTASFGVAQYKGNLEGAITAADQALYQAKNLGRNRVVLADAESSSASL